In Triticum aestivum cultivar Chinese Spring chromosome 5B, IWGSC CS RefSeq v2.1, whole genome shotgun sequence, the following proteins share a genomic window:
- the LOC123115740 gene encoding uncharacterized protein yields MAGDEVNPVDASGGDTAAARGEERQPAPLPEDVLAEVLRRVPPRWIAASRCVCTAWRDAIDARGLLRADMLPLSLAGLFVHFDEHKYPEFLARPSSVAGAPAISGNLSFLPSTTPHAGTIWDDDCDDWRDYNIDDHCNGLLLLRSNRVVNPATRCWSALPPCPAPKDGTGNVWYSGHLVYDPMVSPYYEVFMTPHLDDYHSENEVDPSMEESEWPPSLCKMYVFSSKSGCWEEKYFFREGGATGIVSEMRVGYGRSNGVYYRGALYVHCRADLIMRISLSNNMYSLIKPPVVDTRAHHFPYVEIVRSKKGVYFVAFDRSWPQRECWLGVWILNESCGQMEWILKHDKDLKHALAHHRYCGRLHWILEDINYNLFCSSSFLEGNKKATTEEIFEWNSDDDVENENLVKHCCLEDNKKAIIEKKLDWKYNNRNVANNCDMVEECYWDEEHYDDSYDEDIEILGFHPYKDIVFLSSTSEWTALAYHLNGFKIEELGNIYPNDYGHFKQLSNEQERIKSFPYTPCWIEEFPSNN; encoded by the exons ATGGCCGGCGACGAGGTGAATCCTGTCGACGCGAGCGGCGGGGACACAGCCGCCGCTCGTGGCGAGGAGCGACAGCCGGCGCCCCTGCCCGAGGATGTGCTCGCCGAAGTCCTCCGTCGCGTCCCGCCGCGCTGGATCGCCGCCTCCCGCTGCGTCTGCACGGCCTGGCGCGACGCCATCGATGCGCGCGGCCTCTTGCGCGCCGACATGCTCCCGCTCTCGCTCGCCGGCCTCTTCGTCCACTTCGACGAGCACAAGTATCCCGAATTCCTCGCCCGCCCCTCCTCCGTGGCTGGCGCCCCCGCCATCAGCGGCAACCTCAGTTTCCTGCCCTCCACCACCCCTCATGCCGGCACTATATGGGACGACGACTGCGATGATTGGCGTGACTATAACATCGATGATCACTGCAATGGGCTCCTCTTGCTTCGCAGTAACCGGGTGGTTAATCCTGCCACCCGATGCTGGAGTGCTTTGCCACCGTGCCCTGCTCCCAAGGATGGCACAGGAAATGTGTGGTACAGTGGTCATCTGGTCTATGATCCGATGGTATCACCGTACTACGAGGTGTTTATGACCCCCCATTTGGATGACTACCATTCTGAAAATGAGGTAGACCCCTCGATGGAGGAATCTGAATGGCCACCATCCCTATGCAAGATGTATGTATTCTCATCAAAGTCGGGTTGTTGGGAGGAGAAGTATTTCTTCCGAGAAGGGGGTGCTACAGGGATTGTCAGTGAAATGCGAGTGGGTTACGGGCGATCCAACGGTGTCTATTATCGGGGAGCACTTTATGTACACTGTAGAGCTGATTTAATTATGAG GATATCATTGTCTAATAATATGTACAGCTTAATTAAACCACCTGTGGTGGATACCAGAGCACACCATTTTCCATATGTCGAGATTGTAAGATCAAAAAAGGGGGTGTACTTTGTGGCATTTGATAGGTCTTGGCCTCAACGTGAGTGTTGGCTTGGAGTTTGGATCCTCAATGAATCATGTGGTCAGATGGAGTGGATTTTGAAGCATGACAAAGACCTTAAGCATGCGCTAGCACATCACCGATATTGTGGACGACTTCACTGGATCTTAGAAGATATTAACTATAACCTATTTTGTTCTTCTAGTTTCCTAGAAGGCAACAAGAAAGCAACCACCGAGGAGATTTTTGAATGGAACTCTGACGATGATGTTGAAAACGAGAACTTGGTTAAGCATTGTTGCTTAGAAGACAACAAGAAAGCAATAATTGAAAAGAAATTGGATTGGAAGTACAACAATCGTAATGTTGCTAACAATTGTGATATGGTTGAAGAGTGTTATTGGGATGAAGAGCATTATGATGATTCATATGATGAAGACATTGAGATACTTGGGTTTCACCCATACAAAGATATTGTCTTCTTGAGTAGTACATCAGAGTGGACCGCACTGGCATATCATTTGAATGGCTTCAAGATTGAAGAGTTAGGGAATATATACCCAAATGATTATGGTCATTTCAAACAGTTAAGTAATGAACAGGAGAGGATCAAATCTTTTCCATACACCCCATGTTGGATTGAAGAGTTTCCTTCGAACAATTAA